The DNA sequence CAGTTTGAAAAGGGATTTGCCAAGCAGTAGATACTGTGATCGGGATGCACTGAACTTGGGTGGTGCTTCAGAAGGTCTGCTGTTGGTCTTGAAAGGGTCCTACCCTGAAGTTTCCTTTTGGCTAGCTTTTTCATTTTcctgtctctccccctccccttcaaggAGCCCAGGGTTCTGTATGCTTCTCCTTTCCTCAATTTTATCCCTTTAAAGATAATACATGAAGCAGGTTATACCAAACCAGCTGCTTTGAAGATGGATTGAAAAGTAGATGATCTGCTCCTGTGTATCATAACACCTCTTGCATTTTAGACTTTAGAATGACAGGCATCCTACCTGTGACTCTTCACTAAAGGAGCTGGAATGTCTTCCAGTGGGAAGAATTTACCATACCATTATCCTTAAATGTAAGGGAGAAGAGAAAAATTGATTGTCGGTCGGCAGGAAAAGGTGATGCAAATGGTCATGTTAAGAAGTGCAAAAAGATCCATGTTTGTTAGTAAACTTGCTGTTCCATCAACCATCTTTGGTCCAGAGTGTTTCATGATCACCCTCTCTAGCTCTAGGGTGCAGTAGGGTTGGGTTTTACTTTTCACAGGTGGTTATCTTTATGTCCCAAAGTATGTTTGCAGATCAGCTGATCCTGGGGATGACTAGCTGAGTGCCCATAAACATGGTCACAGGTTCTATCAATGAACGTTCCCTGTGGTTGGCTTCCAGGTTGAAATTAATCCAAGTGAATTTGGTTCTTTAAAGAAAGCCTGTGCCattgtctgttagccgccctgagcccgccttggcaggggagggcgggatataaaaataaaatttattattattattattccacgaCGTTATCCAGCAATTCCATTTGCACCTAAGGGTGCTTCCGAACCATGAACTTCTAGGTACTTCTGCCAAAACATATCCAAATAAGCAGGTAAAGCTGCATAGAGCAGGAATTTGAGCTCCTATCTTTGTCCCAGAATTAATGTTTCAGGTTTCTTAAATCTACAATCAATGTGCAATCTCACTTAGGCAAGCTCAAATTGGAGTCATTGCTAAATATATTGTAGATGATACAATTGGGTGGGTGGGACTAAAGATTAGAAAATGCTACAGATTTTTCCACAGACACAGAAAATCGGTAACACAAAAAGAAAATAACCTAACAATATTTAATCAAACACATGGGTAGAGGGCATATAATTGTACAGATGTTGGAATTTCAGCACTCCCCCCTTTATAAATTCAGCCAAGTGACCACTGAAGTGATGCTTAACAGCAATATATGAGGAATCCGCGTGGTGCTGGAATTCTGCGAGGCGCAGAGGTCAAAGAGGCTGCCTTGGAATTGAATTTTCTTGGACTCTTTTTTCAGCCTCTCCCAGACAGTTGCAGCCTCCTGCTGGCACTCCCACAGGGCCGTCATAGCGCAGGCGTGAAACTCATCCCAATATCTGCCGCAAAAGAATAAAAAGGAGACTGTTAGTGCCTTCCTGTGCAATGAAGCAGGGAAGCCGCAActtgtttttaaagcaaagtGTGTGTGTCCTGATGAAACTGTGGGATTATTACCAGATTAGGGTCTGCTcctcccttttctggagcacCCACTCTAAAAAGATGAGCTATTGAAGTCTACAAGTAATTTAAAgaacaggggtggcaaaacttgcttgatataagagccgcatagaataaacattagatgttcaagagccacaagacatgaacatcagatgttt is a window from the Heteronotia binoei isolate CCM8104 ecotype False Entrance Well chromosome 2, APGP_CSIRO_Hbin_v1, whole genome shotgun sequence genome containing:
- the LOC132567563 gene encoding neuritin-like, which codes for MGQGPGMALVLLLALASLLKSLAAETQCENIYQGFSDCILRLGENMASFEDERTQAQELRTVCGYWDEFHACAMTALWECQQEAATVWERLKKESKKIQFQGSLFDLCASQNSSTTRIPHILLLSITSVVTWLNL